CACGACCACGTCCGGGTGTTCGGTGCCCATGGTGTCGAGCAGCCCGGAAGCGTCCGAGAGCTGGGCTACGACCTCGACCCCCTCGTCGGCCAGCAACCGGGCGATCCCCTGGCGGACCAACGGCGCGTCGTCGACGAGGACGACACGTACGGTCCCTGCGGGGGGATTGCCCTCGTTCAACGCTCTCGTTCAGTCCCAGGGACGACGGTCACGAGGGGCCCGTGGTGCATCACAGGTCGCTCATCACCGCGGCGGTGATGTCCGCCCGGGCCGTCGGTTCGTCGGCCGACCACACTCCCCAGCGCCCGCCGATGTCCTGGACGCGGGCCATGGTCACCCCCAGGACGGCTGCCTTGAGGTCGTCAGCCACCTCGACCTCGCTCATGCCCTTCTCCGCCAGACCGGCGACCAGGTCGGCCACGGCCTGAGGCTCGGGGCTCTCGTCGCGGTACACGAGGCAGGTCGACGGGCCGAGCCACAGCCCTACAGGGAAGTACCCGCCGGCGAGCACGACCTCGTCAGAACTCGAGTCACCCCACATGGTCGCTGGTGCGGTCCAAGGCACGTCTCCTGGTCGGCGGGTCCGGACGACCAAGGATGTCACAACGTCTCGGTGTATTTGTTGCCGCTCAGCGGCAACGAACATACCGAGACTGGATCGGACGGAGAGGGCGCACGGTATGTTCTGGCCCGTGCCGGAGGGGGTGATCGTTGGCCTTGTCTCGGGGGCCCTGGTGTGCGTGGTCACCGAGATCTACTGCCACCGCTGCCTGGCCCACCGGGCTTTCAGCGTCCATCCGGTCCTGGCCTCCCTGATGAGCGGGTTCATGCAGGTCTACGGCGGGGCCCACCCTCAGCGGTGGGCCGGGGTGCACCGGCTTCACCACCGCTACGCGGACACGCCCCTCGACCCGCACTCGCCCCTCGAACGCAACCCGTTGCTCGTCCTCGTCGGCACTCCCTACCTGTTCGCCCAGGCCCGGCACCGCTTGGCCGCCGACGCGTCCCCACCGCCCGCGCCGGCCGCCGTCGTGGTCCGTATCGCCGTGACGGCCTTCTGGCTGTTGGCCATCGGGCCTGTCCAGACGCTGTTGGCCGTGGCCGTCCATCTGGGCCTCTACTTCGGGATCATGGGCATGGTGAACACCGCCGGCCACCGGGCCGGGCGCAAGCCCCACCCCGGCGTACCCGGTTACGACCTGGCGTGGACGGCCCCCCTGCTGCTGGGCCACGGCTACCACAACTCCCACCACGCCCACCCCTCGGCCGCCCGTATGGGGCTGCTCGACCCCATGTGGCCGCTCGTGCGTGCGTTGTCGGGGCTCCGGCTCGTCACCCTCGATGGCTCGCCGCTCGCTCCCTCCCGGACCTGCTGCCGAGCGGGCGTCACGATGGCGTCCTCCCGCTAGTTCCGGCGCCGCCGTTACAGAAAGCTTCACAAAACACTGACGAACGGTTCGTGACCGGCGGCCGGGGAGCGGGTAGGTTCGGCCTCAGTTGCACCTGGCAGCGGCCCCGCACGGGGTTGAGCGGTAAGGGAGGTGGTCGAAGAGCCGGACTGGTCGTGGCGTACCCGTCAGGACCAACCAGCCCGCGATCCCTCCGCAGTACCTTCGGCTTGCCCGGTGTTGCCGGCAGGTCGAAAGCTCGGGCCCAGTTCAGCTCGTTCCCATGACGGTGGAAGCCTCGGCCCATCGCAGTGCGATGCGTGACCTCAGCTTCCGGCGACCCCTCGTGGCCGACGCTCCGGCGCTCTGGCGGCTGTGCCGCGGCAGCGGCCAACTCGACGAGAACTCCCCTTACGCCTACCTGCTCGTGTGCTCGCACTTCGCAGCCACTTCGGTCGTGGCGGCTCGTGGCGGGGAGGAAGAGGAGGTAGTGGCCTTTGCGTCGGCCTACCGGCCGCCCACGGCCCCCGAGGCCTTGTTCGTGTGGCAGATCGCCGTGGACCCTCGTGCCCGTCGCCGAGGCGTGGGGCGAGCGCTGCTCGAAGAACTGCTCGAGTTGCCCGCCAACCTCGACGCCACCCACCTCGAAGCCACCGTCACCGCCTCCAACGCCGCCTCGGAACGCCTCTTCCTCTCGTTCGCCGACGACCACGGGGCCGCCTGTGCGGTGTCGGTGATGTTCCCGGCCGAGGCCTTTCCCGGAGGCGGCCACGAGGCCGAGCGGCTGTTCCGGATCGGCCCGCTGCCCGACCGACAACCCTGCCCGCCCGCGCCGGAGCGGCCCCGCGCCGCCCCGCCGCCCACCACGGAGGTCCCCGCATGAACATCGTCAACCGCCTCGAGTCCGAGGTCCGCTCCTACTGCCGGGAGTGGCCCGCGGACTTCGCCCGGGCGCAGGGGTGCCGGCTGACCGACACCAGCGGTCGTAGCTACCTCGACCTGTTCGCCGGGGCCGGTGCCCTCAACTACGGGCACAACCACCCGGTCCTGAAGTCGGCCCTGCTCGAGTACCTGGCTGCGGACGGCATCGTCCACAGCCTCGACATGGCCACCGAGGCCAAGGAACGGTTCCTGGAGACGTTCGAGCGGCTGGTGCTGGTGCCGCGCGGGCTGGACTACAAGGTCCAGTTCCCGGGCCCCACCGGGACGAACTCGGTGGAGGCCGCCCTCAAGCTCGTACGCAAGGTCAGTGGCCGTGACCGGATCGTCAGCTTCACCAACTCGTTCCACGGGATGACCCTCGGGTCGCTCTCGGTCACCGGCAACTCGGTCAAGCGAGGTGGGGCCGGCCTCCCGCTGGGTTCGACGGTGAGCATGCCCTTCGACGGCTACATGGGCGAGGACGTCGATACCCTCGACGTGTTCGAGGCCATGCTGGAAGACGGGGGCAGCGGTCTCGACCGGCCCGCGGGGGTGATCGTCGAGACCCTGCAGGCCGAGGGTGGGATCAACGTGGCCTCGGCGGGCTGGCTGCGGCGCCTGGCCGCGCTGTGCCAGCGGTCAGAGATGCTGCTCATCGTCGACGACATCCAGGTGGGCAACGGCCGGACCGGTCCCTACTTCAGCTTCGAGAAGGCAGGCATCACGCCCGACATCGTCTGCCTGTCGAAGTCCCTCAGCGGCTACGGGCTGCCCCTGGCCGTGACCCTCATCCGGCCCGACATCGACCTGTGGGCGCCCGGCGAGCACAACGGCACGTTCCGGGGCCACAACCCGGCGTTCGTCACGGCGGCGACCGCTCTCGAGACGTTCTGGACCACCGGCGAGCTGACCAAGGAGGTCAACCGCAAGGCGGCCCGGATGGAGGCCGCCCTCGACCACCTGGTGGAGGTCTACCCCGAGCTCGGGGGCCAGGCCCGGGGGCGGGGCATGCTCCAGGGCATCGCCTGCACGCCTCCCGACCTCGGCTCGAAGGTCACGCGGGCGGCTTTCGAGCGGGGCGTCATCATCGAGACGTCGGGGGTGGAGAGCCAGACCATAAAGCTCCTGCCCCCGCTGGTCATCTCCGACGGCGAGCTCGAGGAAGGGCTGGCCGTGCTCGACCTGGCCATCGCCGACGCCCTCGACGTAGCCCCCCGTTCCGCCCTCGAAGAGCTGGCAGCCGTATGAGGCGGGCGACAACCCACGAAACCCGCGCGGGGATCGTGGGCGTTTCGCCCACGATCCCCNNNNNNNNNNGGGTGCGGGGCCGTTCCCCCCCCGCCCCCCGCGCGGGTTTGCGTCTGGAGGGGGGCTGGACGGTGATCGTCCGGTACCTGGACGAGGTCCGGGGGACGGAGCGGGCCGTCGACGCCCCCACGTTCGTCAGCCACCGGCTGCTGTTGGCGCGCGACGGCACCGACTTCTCGCTCCACGACACGACCCTGCACGCCGGGACGGTCACGACCATGGAGTACCGCCACCACGTCGAGGCCGTGTACTGCCTGTCGGGTGAGGGGGAGGTGGTCGAGCTGGCCAGCGGGCGGATGTGGGACGTCAGGCCCGGCCTGCTCTACGTGCTCGACAACCATGAACGACACGAGTTGCGGGCCGCCACCGACCTACGCATGTTGTGTGTCTTCACGCCGCCACTGGTGGGGAGCGAGGTGCACGACGACGAGGGCGTCTACCCGTTGCTGACCGAGGCCCGGGCGGCCGACCGCTACCCGACCAGGAAGTCGGACCGCCCCGCCTTGCTGCCCCGCCTGGGCCCGGTCGTCCACCGCACCGGCGACGGCACCCCGCACGACGGGCCGCTCGGTCCTGACGATCTCGGGGCCTTCGAGAGGGACGGGTTCCTCCAGCTGGCCGACCTGTTCGGCCCGGCCGAGGTCGCCGAGCTGCGGGCCGAGATGGAGGCCCTGGCCGTGCGCTCGGACCTGAGGGCTTCGGGGCGGGTGGTGATCGAGCCCGCGGGCGAGGTCGTGCGCTCCGTCTTCGAAGTGCACCGGGCCAGCGAGCTGTTCGCCAAGGTGGCCTCCGACCCCCGCCTGGCCGATGCCGCCCGCCAGATCCTGGGGGGCGACGTCTACGTCCACCAGAGCCGGGTCAACTACAAGCCGGGCTTCGGGGGCGAGGGCTTCTACTGGCACTCGGACTTCGAGACCTGGCACGCCGAGGACGGCCTGCCGGCAATGCGCACGGTCAGCTTCTCGGTGGCGTTGACCGAGAACCTGCCGGTCAACGGCCCGCTGATGATCATCCCGGGCTCGCACCGCACGTTCGTGGCGTGCGTGGGCGAGACCCCGGCCGACCACTACCGCCAGTCCTTGCGCAGCCAGGAGATCGGCACCCCCGACGACCACAGCCTGCGCCTGCTGACCGAGCAGGCGGGGGGGATCCGGACCTTCACGGGCGGCGCCGGGGGCGTGACGATCTTCGACTGCAACTGCATGCACGGGTCGTCGAGCAACATCTCGCCCCACCCCCGGTCCAACCTGTTCATCGTCTACAACAGCGTGGAGAACACCGCCGTCGAGCCCTTCTCGGCCCCCGGGCGGCGCCCTTCGTTCGTGGCCAGCCGGGACTTCACCCCGGTCTGACGCACGAGCGAGCAAGAACTACCTCCGCGGTTCATTGTTCCTCACTGTCATGGGTCTCACTGTTGGCTGTTCCGATGATCAAGGCGTCGTAGGCGGGGCCCAGGACTTCGCGGATGGGGCGGCCGCCGATCGTCACGTCCAGGGGCTCCAGCCCGTCGAGCACCGCGTCCGGGTGATCGGGGTCGGCGGGGCGCACGTCGCCGGCCGCGGGGACGAGGTCGCCACGAGCCGGCAACGCACCGCCGGCGAACGGCCACCATGGTGCCACCTCGTCGACCGGGCCCGCCCCCGCGGCCCCCGCGGCCCCCGCGGCCCCCGCCCCGGGCCCGGCGAGCGGGCCGAGGACCTGCTCTCGGGACCGGCCCCGCCATGCCAGCAGGAGCCACGGGTCGGCGTCGAGCTGGTCGGCGAACACGTAGAGGACGGCCGCGATGTGCTTGCACGGGTTCTCCCAGTCGGGGCAGCTGCACTCGGCCCGCACCTGCTGCCACGAGCCTGGGAACAAGGCCACGCCGGCCGTGGCGAACACGTCCTCCAGGTCGGTGGGGACCTCCCCGGCCAGCAGGCGGGCCACGAACCCGACCTTGGCCCGCATGGCGGAGTCGATGGCGTCCCACTGCGGGGGACCAGGCTCGGGTAGCGACACGGTGACCAGGTAGGGCGTGCGGCGCGAACCCTGGACCTGGGCGGCGATGGTGGCCGACCTGACCTCCAGCGTGAGCACCTGGCCGGAGCGGGCGTAGCGCCGGCCCCGCTGCATCCGGGCTCCCAGCCCGTAGGACTCCAGGACCTCGACGAAGCGCTTGGACCACCACGTCGACGCCATGGCGCCCCGCTGGCGCGACGTTGCCAGCCCGCCCTCGGCCGGCAACGGGACAGACGCCGGGTAGCGCTGCCAGGGGTCGTCCCACCGGCGGGGGGCCATCAGGCGCCCCCGCCTGAGCGCAGGGCGACCAGGTCGCGCAGTTCGTCGGTCGACAGTTCGGTGAGCCACTCCTCGCCCGTCCCCACGACCTTGCCGGCCAGTGCCCGCTTGCGGTTGATCATCTCGTCGATGCGCTCCTCGACCGTCCCGGCCGTGACCAGCTTGTGGACCTGGACCGTACGGGTCTGGCCGATCCGGTAGGCCCGGTCGGTGGCCTGGTCCTCCACGGCCGGGTTCCACCAACGATCGAGG
This Actinomycetota bacterium DNA region includes the following protein-coding sequences:
- the thpD gene encoding ectoine hydroxylase encodes the protein MTEARAADRYPTRKSDRPALLPRLGPVVHRTGDGTPHDGPLGPDDLGAFERDGFLQLADLFGPAEVAELRAEMEALAVRSDLRASGRVVIEPAGEVVRSVFEVHRASELFAKVASDPRLADAARQILGGDVYVHQSRVNYKPGFGGEGFYWHSDFETWHAEDGLPAMRTVSFSVALTENLPVNGPLMIIPGSHRTFVACVGETPADHYRQSLRSQEIGTPDDHSLRLLTEQAGGIRTFTGGAGGVTIFDCNCMHGSSSNISPHPRSNLFIVYNSVENTAVEPFSAPGRRPSFVASRDFTPV
- a CDS encoding fatty acid desaturase; amino-acid sequence: MPEGVIVGLVSGALVCVVTEIYCHRCLAHRAFSVHPVLASLMSGFMQVYGGAHPQRWAGVHRLHHRYADTPLDPHSPLERNPLLVLVGTPYLFAQARHRLAADASPPPAPAAVVVRIAVTAFWLLAIGPVQTLLAVAVHLGLYFGIMGMVNTAGHRAGRKPHPGVPGYDLAWTAPLLLGHGYHNSHHAHPSAARMGLLDPMWPLVRALSGLRLVTLDGSPLAPSRTCCRAGVTMASSR
- the ectA gene encoding diaminobutyrate acetyltransferase, translating into MRDLSFRRPLVADAPALWRLCRGSGQLDENSPYAYLLVCSHFAATSVVAARGGEEEEVVAFASAYRPPTAPEALFVWQIAVDPRARRRGVGRALLEELLELPANLDATHLEATVTASNAASERLFLSFADDHGAACAVSVMFPAEAFPGGGHEAERLFRIGPLPDRQPCPPAPERPRAAPPPTTEVPA
- a CDS encoding SWIM zinc finger family protein; the protein is MAPRRWDDPWQRYPASVPLPAEGGLATSRQRGAMASTWWSKRFVEVLESYGLGARMQRGRRYARSGQVLTLEVRSATIAAQVQGSRRTPYLVTVSLPEPGPPQWDAIDSAMRAKVGFVARLLAGEVPTDLEDVFATAGVALFPGSWQQVRAECSCPDWENPCKHIAAVLYVFADQLDADPWLLLAWRGRSREQVLGPLAGPGAGAAGAAGAAGAGPVDEVAPWWPFAGGALPARGDLVPAAGDVRPADPDHPDAVLDGLEPLDVTIGGRPIREVLGPAYDALIIGTANSETHDSEEQ
- the ectB gene encoding diaminobutyrate--2-oxoglutarate transaminase, giving the protein MNIVNRLESEVRSYCREWPADFARAQGCRLTDTSGRSYLDLFAGAGALNYGHNHPVLKSALLEYLAADGIVHSLDMATEAKERFLETFERLVLVPRGLDYKVQFPGPTGTNSVEAALKLVRKVSGRDRIVSFTNSFHGMTLGSLSVTGNSVKRGGAGLPLGSTVSMPFDGYMGEDVDTLDVFEAMLEDGGSGLDRPAGVIVETLQAEGGINVASAGWLRRLAALCQRSEMLLIVDDIQVGNGRTGPYFSFEKAGITPDIVCLSKSLSGYGLPLAVTLIRPDIDLWAPGEHNGTFRGHNPAFVTAATALETFWTTGELTKEVNRKAARMEAALDHLVEVYPELGGQARGRGMLQGIACTPPDLGSKVTRAAFERGVIIETSGVESQTIKLLPPLVISDGELEEGLAVLDLAIADALDVAPRSALEELAAV